Genomic DNA from Bryobacter aggregatus MPL3:
GGTTGCTCCTGTATCTCACCATCATTTGCCTGATCTACACGGCAGAGAGCGTCTTCAGTCTTGGGCTGCGGAGTGAGGAAGGGCGGAACCTCGGTGTTGATTTCGGCATCCAGCGGGTTCGTGGGCCGCTCTTTGGTCCCAGTACCGGCTACCTTCTCTTGATTCCAGCGATCGGCTGGGGCTTACAGTCTTTTTTTGCAGGGAAGCACAAGCGTTTCCTGGCATTCTGTGCCACTGTCACGCTTCTGATGGCGCTGCTTGGCTTAGGCAGCCGGGCTGCGCTGATTCTGCTCGCCTGCTACATCATCAGTCTGGCTCTCCTGATGAAGCAACTGAAGCGAAAGATCCTCACCGCGCTGCTGCTTGCGGTTCTGAGTATTGGTGCTGGCGTGCTGATTTACGGGCGAGCTGATACCCAGCGGCTGCAGAGCTTCGAGGACAGCTATCGAAAGACCACTCATGAAACCGCCTGGAACATCCTTGCGAATGCAGATATTCCATCTCTCCTCGGTGGGCAGGGCTACGGTTCGATCTGGGCTTGGTATCGCCGTGACATCCTCCGTGGTGATCTTGTGGCCATTGGCGATAATACGATCCTCACCGGGTATGGAAGCAGCCTCTACCACTGTCACTCCACCTTCCTGGAGTTGATGGTGGAATTCGGCTGTATTGGGATTCTTTGGTTGTTTTATGTCGGTGGCCGGATCGCTCGTTTGCCGTTTGCCCCAGGGGCGGACACGGCCTGGCGCGCTTTTTCGTGGGCCATTGTGATCTCGATGGGCTCGCTAGCATTTGACCTCTTTGTTTTCAAAGAGGTGCGAGTCAACGCGATATGGTGGATCTTTCTGATCGCGGCATTCCAACTCAGGCCGATTGAACAGCGGCGCGCCACTGTTCAGAGTGTGGCTGGTACGGCTTCTTCCGATTCCGACAACGAAAGTTCCCTGGTGGGATCGATGCGAGTGAACAGGAAAGCACTGAGGAGCAAGAACACGGAAAATATCTTCAGCGGCACGTCATAGCTCTGGAAATAGTCGACAAGATAACCAAACGCGACGCTCGAACCAAACGAACCCAATTGGCCCGCCATGTTCATCGAACCCGACAACGCGCCCGCATAGCGCTTGCCCACATCAAGGCAAATGGCCCAGGAAACAGGCAGCATGCAATCCATGAAGCCGTATCCCAAGGCGAGGAAGCCAACGGCCATAAAACGATCTGGCGTATATGCGGTTGCCAGCATGCAGAGTCCGCTCAATGCGAGCCCAGCGGCTCCCACAGTCCTGCGGCCAATTTTCAGGCCAAATTTTTTGCTCAGGAAGTCGCTCAGAAAACCGCCCAAGAGGTTCCCGCCAAAACCCACGATAAAAGGGAGTGCTGAAAAAGACTTCATTTCCCCTTGGCTCATGCCACGGCCCTTCACCAGGAAGGTGTGCAGCCAGGAGAGATAAAAGAAGCTGCCCCAACAGTAGGTGTGATACATCAGCAAGATCATCCAATAGTTGGAATTCTTGAGAGCTTTCTTCCACGGCATGGAGGTATGTGCTGCGTCACCAGGACTGCTGTCAGCCGCGATTTCCGCGATCTCCTCAGTTGAAGTGCCAGGTTTCGTGGCTGGTGTATCCCGGAACCAGAAGTACCAAATCGCCACCCAAACCAACCCGATGGAGCCAAAAATATAGAAAGAGGCGCGCCAGCCATATGCCTGCTGGATGGGAATCACCAAAAAGGGACTCACCGCTCCGCCCAAACGGCTGGCGGCCCAAACCACGCTGGCAGCCCGTGCACGCTGGGACTTCGGAAACCATCGCGAAATCGTGGAAGCTGCGTTCGGATAAGCTCCCGCCTCGCCGATACCGAATAGAAAGCGGGTGAGCAGCAATAAATAGAAGTTCGACACGGCGCCGGTGAGCGCTGTAAAACCGCTCCACCACAGCACGATCCGGCTCAAAGTGATCCGGGACCCCAATCGATCTCCCATGGCGCCGGTTGGGATCTCGAAAAGCGCGTAGGAAAGCGTAAATGCTCCCACCACCCAGCCCCACTGTGTCTGGGATAGATGCAACTCGTCCTGCATCGTCGGACCCGCTACCGAGATACATACCCGATCGATATAGGTGATCACCGATAGGAAAAACAACAGCACCAAGACCCAATGACGATTCTTCATAGACAATCGACGATTCTTTCATAGACTGGGAGACTGTGGGTGAAGAGTCCTTAAATTTTGAGATTTCCCTGTGAATCCGCGTCTCTTGACGTTGACGAGCGCACTGCTTTTCTCCACAGGCGGAGCTGCGATTAAGGCGACGACTCTCACCAGTTGGCAAGTCGGTGGATTCCGCAGCCTGGTTGCCGCTTTGACGATTGCAGTGATCCTTCCGGGTTCGCGACGGAACTGGACGTGGCGAACACTGCTCGTGGGGCTTTTCTACGGGTTGTGTCTTGTCTCCTTTGTCCTCGCAACGAAGAACACCACCTCAGCGAATGCCATCTTCCTCCAGGGCACTGCGCCCATTTATTTGGTCATTCTCGGGCCATGGTTGTTGGGGGAGAAAAATCGCTCTGCAGACTGGGCAACGCTGGCACTGATCCTCGTTGGGATGGCGGGGATCTTCTGGCAGAGTTCAGCCTCCCAACGGCTGGCGCCAGATCCGGCGCTTGGCAATTTCTACGGCGCATTCAGTGGCGTGGCCTGGGCGGCGACTGTCTGCGGCCTGCGCTGGCTCGGCAGGAGTGGCGGGGCGGGCAGGGAAACGGACCCGATGTCCCCTGTCCTCGCCGGGAATCTGATCGCCTTCGCCCTCTGCGCGCCGATGCTCTTTCCCGTCCAAGCATTTCCGGTGGCTGACGTCCTGGCAATTTTCTATTTGGGTACGATCCAGATCGGCGTCGCCTATTGGTTGCTCACGAAAGCAATCCAGCGTCTTTCTGCACTTGAGGCCTCACTATTGATCATGCTCGAGCCTGCACTGAACCCGCTGTGGACCTGGCTTCTTCACGATGAGCTACCTTCTTCAATGGCACTGGCCGGGGGAGGATTAATTGTTGGAGCAACTTTTATGAAAAGCTGGCAATCCCGAAACAACATGCTAGAATAGAAGTTTCGCCACCCGATAGCGAGCTGTAGTTCCGCTGGCTAAATTGCGACCTTGACACGGTAGGCAGAGCGCGGTAAGTTATTTATATTATTAGACTTTGACTTTTCGGCTGCCGATTTTATCCAGTTTCGAAAAGTTTTGGGGCCTGTAGCTCAGTTGGTTAGAGTACTACCTTGACACGGTAGGGGTCTGCAGTTCGAGTCTGCACAGGCCCACCATAAATTTGGTCACCCCATGAAAAGCCCTGCATCGCGCGGGGCTTTTCCATTTTCGGCGACTAGGATGCGGTAAAACAAGATCTTTTGAGGTTGCAGTGCTACAGTCTGTGGCGACCGAGCCCGTTGTAACAACCCTGTACGCAATTGCTGGGAATCCCGAACAGTGCGACGGCCGGATAGTCCGGATCCGGGCTACCGTTGCTAAGTTTGACGACTTCCAGGTGTATGTCGTGTTGCTGGCGGCTGACACTCTCGCCGGTGGCTGCTTCTGAGCACGATCTTGTTTATCGGCTGAGGTTACGTGCCGCACTAACGATGCCCCAACCTACTGCAGTGCTTCACAATTAGTAACCATTATGACCCCGCGGGCGTCCCTATACTCGAGGAGCGAGAAATGCGAGTAGCCCCGCGAGTCGAGTTGAGCGATGAAACGAAGCGTGAGTTGGAGAAGTGGGCCCAGGGCCGGAAGATTCCAGTGCGTCTGGCAGAGCGGGCCCGGATCGTCCTCCTTGCCGGGCAAGGCAGGCAGGATCGGGAGATCGCCGCCGAACTCGGCATCACGCAGAAGAAGGCCAGCCGGTGGCGCTCCCGCTTTCTGGAATTGGGCGTAGCGGGTCTGGAGGAGGACGCTCCGCGGCCAGGACGCACGCCAACGATCAGCCGGGAATTGATCGCCGAGGTGATTCGCCTCACGACCGAGGTGAAACCCGCCCAGGCCACGCAGTGGAGCACCCGCAGCATGGCCGCGGCCTTGGGGATCAGCGACTCCAGCGTGCTGCGGATCTGGCATGCGCATGGCCTGAAGCCGCATCTCGTCGAGACCTTCAAGATCAGCAACGACCCCGAGTTCGGCGAGAAACTGGAGGCCATCGTCGGGCTTTAGCTCAGCTCTCCGGAACACGCCATCGTGCTGAGCGTCGATGAGAAGAGCCAAGTGCAAGCCCTGGATCGCACGCAACCCGGATTGCCGCTCAAGCCGGGCCGCGCCGGCACGATGACGCACGACTACAAGCGTCATGGAACCACGACCCTGTTTGCGGCCCTGAATGTTGCCAGCGGCAAGGTCATTAGTCTCTGCCAACAGCGGCACCGGCATCAGGAATGGATCAAGTTCTTGCGGCTGATCGACGAGGCCACTCCCGCAGGCAAGGAACTCCATCTGATCTGCGACAACTACGCCACGCACAAGCATGAGAAGGTGCAGCGCTGGCTCAAGCGCCACCCCCGCTTCCACGTGCACTTCACCCCGACGAGTTCGTCGTGGCTCAACATGGTGGAGCGCTTCTTCGGCGACCTGACCGTCAACCGCCTGCGCCGCGGCGTCTTCGGCAGCATCGTCGAACTCATCGAAGCGCTGGACGCCTTTGTCGATGCCCACAACGAGAACCCCAAACCTTTCATCTGGACCGCCAAGGCCTCCGACATCCTCGCCAAGGTGGTCCGCGCTCAGGCCGCTCTTAACCGTCGCTCTGTGTGAAGCACTACACTACGACTGGTGCTCGGGAGTCGATTACAGGGTCCGGCTATCCAGAATAGCTGCTGTGGGGTGAGCCTTCCGGCGCTCCCGGAGGCGCAACACTTCGCGAAGATCATGCGGCATCGGCTGCCAAAGCGTTCCGCACCTGGCCAGAGAGCACAATCCGTTAAATGCCTCCCGTCGCGCAAAATCGAGCTACCGGAGCTTATTGATTCATCAATGTCAGGCGCTGCAAACGCCCACACTTCGTCGCTCCCATCGGTCGGGTATCGCTTACGCATGCCGGGAGAGGCCATCCGAAATTGCGCCTGAGATTCAGCGTCGAAGGAGACCTGCAGCAGCGATGCGAAAAGCATCTGGATGATAAAAGGAGGCTCCCGTCATCTCGGGTCCTAGGGCTTCAGCTGCCAGCGCTCCTCCCCAAACTCCGCATCCAATCCATTCCACGTCCCGAATTTTGCAGCCATCTGGCCCCCATCCACCACCAGCGTGGTCCCGGTGATAAAACTGGCCTGTGCGGATGCCAGAAAGGCGACAGCGTTTGCGACCTCCTCCGGTCTCCCCCCACGTCCGAGCGGCAAGGCTGAGAAGTACGGCTTCGCGACACTCTCATCCTCAAAGGCTGATGCCGTCAGGCGCGTCCGAATGAATCCCGGACACACCGCATTCACCCGAACCCCATAAGGTCCCAGCTCATTCGCAGCCGTGTGCACGAGTCCCAGCAGCGCCGCCTTGCTGGCGTTGTAGGCAATCAGGTTCGCTTCGCCATCAAAGGAGTTTGTCGAGGCCGTGATGACAATGCTGCCGCGACGCCGGTCCCGCATCCCGCGAGCGATCGCTTGCAGTTGAAAGAACACGGCGCTGAGATTCAATCCGATAGTCGCCTCCCAGTTGGCGCGTGTCGTCTCGAACAGTCCGGCGGGCCAGCACATCCCGGCATTCAGAACCGCGACATCCACTGCCGCATTTCCATCCCAGGCCGTCAGATCCACCACCTCAGAGCGCACTCCATCTTCAGCGCAAGTCTCCCGATCGAGCACCAGAACATCCGCACCGGCATCCCGGAGCACGCGCACGGTTGCGAGCCCAATCCCATTCGCGCCGCCTGTCACCAGTGCCTTCAACCCATCGAAGCGTAGCTGCATCCGGACTAGTGTAGCTCGCCGTTCGGGTATGGGACCCGGTGAAGACGATCTACCACGACGTCGATCAGTTCGATCGTGACTCCATCCACCCAGCGGATCTCAACTCGCTCGACCAAGTCCGCTCTTCCCAACCCGAAATGGGCCACGGGTTCGGTCTGGCTGAGATAGCCACTGCCACAATCGATCACGCGTGTCTGTTGCCTGCCGTCTGCCCACAGCCAAACCAGTGCTCCACGCGCGGGCGCGCCCGATGCGGTGAGTGGCATCACCCGGCACCAGTGATTCCGATTCTCTGGACAGGCATAAAGCGACAAAGGTTGGGGCGCACTCTCTCCATGGCCAAGCAAGAGTTCGAGCCGTCCGTCGCCATCGAGATCGGCTGCGATGGCGGCAACGCCAAAGCCCTGTGGCTCCACGGCTTCGCCACAATCCACCGCTCGCCAACTTCCCTCGCGCCAAGCGAGCAGCAAGTTTGCTTGCTCCTGATTGTGGATGAAGATCTCCTCGTAGCCATCGTTATCGAAATCGGCGATCACCACCGCACGTGCATTGGATTCCCAGCCCAATCCACCGTCGGCAAAGCTGCCGCTGGAACCTTGGAAGAACAATCGATGGGGGCCTTGCCGGTTGGCGCAGAAGAGTTCCAGCCGGCCATCCCCATTGGCATCGAGTAAACCCAATCCTCGGGCAAAGCCGCTAGAGTCGCCAAGTCCCAATGGGAGGGCGATCTCCTCATAGCGCCCATCGGTACGAGCCCGGAAGAGCATATTCACGATGCCTTCATTGCCGGCGTAGAGATCCAGTCCGGAACCGAGGATAGGTCCGGCGATCAGACTCCGTCCCCCGGCAATGCGGGCTAAGCCCAGTGTGGCGGCGTTGTCGGCGATGCGTTCGCCCCCCATCATCTCGATGAGGCGAAAAGGGCCACCTTCCTGTGCCACCAGAAACCCAAATCGCCCCATGCCAAAGCGATCCAGGGTCAGGACGGATTGGCTGGCAATGGGCCGTTGGTCGAAGGTGTGAAGGAGGTTCTGCCACCGCCCGCGGCGCCAGGCGAAGAGGCAATCCTCGCTCGCTTCCGATGTCGAGACAAAGATCTCCTCACGGCCATCGCCGTCAAAGTCACCCGCCGCGACTCCCATACCCTCGGAGCCATAGTCTGACAGCACTTCATCGGCAATATCGAAATAGGCGTCGCCGCCCCATTTCAATACCAGGTTCTTACCCCCCCAGGAGGCGACAAAGCACTCCAAGTGACCGTCGCCATCGAGATCCGTAATGCCGATGCCGCCATACAATTGCGAGGGATTGTCAGCAAGTTGGCTGCGGAGCGAACGGAACATTAAGTCGGGAGTTGTGTGCTGGAGGGAATGCCATCTACG
This window encodes:
- a CDS encoding MFS transporter, encoding MKNRHWVLVLLFFLSVITYIDRVCISVAGPTMQDELHLSQTQWGWVVGAFTLSYALFEIPTGAMGDRLGSRITLSRIVLWWSGFTALTGAVSNFYLLLLTRFLFGIGEAGAYPNAASTISRWFPKSQRARAASVVWAASRLGGAVSPFLVIPIQQAYGWRASFYIFGSIGLVWVAIWYFWFRDTPATKPGTSTEEIAEIAADSSPGDAAHTSMPWKKALKNSNYWMILLMYHTYCWGSFFYLSWLHTFLVKGRGMSQGEMKSFSALPFIVGFGGNLLGGFLSDFLSKKFGLKIGRRTVGAAGLALSGLCMLATAYTPDRFMAVGFLALGYGFMDCMLPVSWAICLDVGKRYAGALSGSMNMAGQLGSFGSSVAFGYLVDYFQSYDVPLKIFSVFLLLSAFLFTRIDPTRELSLSESEEAVPATL
- a CDS encoding DMT family transporter, with protein sequence MNPRLLTLTSALLFSTGGAAIKATTLTSWQVGGFRSLVAALTIAVILPGSRRNWTWRTLLVGLFYGLCLVSFVLATKNTTSANAIFLQGTAPIYLVILGPWLLGEKNRSADWATLALILVGMAGIFWQSSASQRLAPDPALGNFYGAFSGVAWAATVCGLRWLGRSGGAGRETDPMSPVLAGNLIAFALCAPMLFPVQAFPVADVLAIFYLGTIQIGVAYWLLTKAIQRLSALEASLLIMLEPALNPLWTWLLHDELPSSMALAGGGLIVGATFMKSWQSRNNMLE
- a CDS encoding SDR family NAD(P)-dependent oxidoreductase codes for the protein MQLRFDGLKALVTGGANGIGLATVRVLRDAGADVLVLDRETCAEDGVRSEVVDLTAWDGNAAVDVAVLNAGMCWPAGLFETTRANWEATIGLNLSAVFFQLQAIARGMRDRRRGSIVITASTNSFDGEANLIAYNASKAALLGLVHTAANELGPYGVRVNAVCPGFIRTRLTASAFEDESVAKPYFSALPLGRGGRPEEVANAVAFLASAQASFITGTTLVVDGGQMAAKFGTWNGLDAEFGEERWQLKP
- a CDS encoding CRTAC1 family protein; translated protein: MFRSLRSQLADNPSQLYGGIGITDLDGDGHLECFVASWGGKNLVLKWGGDAYFDIADEVLSDYGSEGMGVAAGDFDGDGREEIFVSTSEASEDCLFAWRRGRWQNLLHTFDQRPIASQSVLTLDRFGMGRFGFLVAQEGGPFRLIEMMGGERIADNAATLGLARIAGGRSLIAGPILGSGLDLYAGNEGIVNMLFRARTDGRYEEIALPLGLGDSSGFARGLGLLDANGDGRLELFCANRQGPHRLFFQGSSGSFADGGLGWESNARAVVIADFDNDGYEEIFIHNQEQANLLLAWREGSWRAVDCGEAVEPQGFGVAAIAADLDGDGRLELLLGHGESAPQPLSLYACPENRNHWCRVMPLTASGAPARGALVWLWADGRQQTRVIDCGSGYLSQTEPVAHFGLGRADLVERVEIRWVDGVTIELIDVVVDRLHRVPYPNGELH